Proteins from a single region of Rhipicephalus sanguineus isolate Rsan-2018 chromosome 5, BIME_Rsan_1.4, whole genome shotgun sequence:
- the LOC119393491 gene encoding uncharacterized protein LOC119393491 isoform X3 codes for MSPCDGQAGFFVRLRFKVGDMVSVIDMPPADESMWWRGKRGFEVGFFPSECVQVIGDKIPHNLKIPTKPVLRKHGKLIAFFRSFLLSRPSRRKLKQSGILRERVFGCDLGEHLTNTGRDVPLVLSSCAKFIEQFGIVDGIYRLSGVTSNIQRLRVTFDEDRVPDLNEEEIRQDIHCVASLLKMYFRELPNPLLTYQLYDKFVAAMQLQGNNQLLRIREVVKELPPPHYRTLETLVRHLAVVAAHGDRTGMTAKNVAIVWAPNLLRSKDLEVASVGALHVIGVQAVLTEYLICYVDLIFNDKMPTYPSSPESVESTPRRGSRPKSLAISTPTKLLSLEEARSRALSSNLPGNPQQKYIDVGGGPDSLPAKYHTVIELPHGKRGSGKLKKSPLGWKSFFARGWHSGSTREKDKHGPGLRKASTGSLPHHQSLPIQDKALTEADLTHSASKQLRSVKSAESLISSGGHSGRNSDVLDSCNSSSDASRVQPFQWLPEGTPASSPSGPHKHVRSVSHDSYFERGGLDMSLEDVHAALGLSSQYGGARVDRVANSQTAPPVGPHKSPRKQKLCPDSGDGASPKVQRLSDCSQAPTFHSSQEATVEATCTSMDTAPSGHHASSHPQLPTFATASHEQAADVRQQSSRSLTPYTSRQPMAVHSPDDIEPYTSPSPQEFSQPPSHFGNVDVPPPHLSNEKMVLVEVHAADEGGDSTQEIIDGGLVFHRPFVEDVGETDGRCESTGGSTDFDESESNVGTSLSLAEDIATSLKMSCCQFDTDFLVGDTRATSLETSFLNRMSASLPYIEDTDTSASPLSSPCAGCELLPQDMSTTRSTPSPVDVQQSDACDVNSSEHMSSSFVAASVVDESLETPVSVMPEDDGLRTFSDSELHGLCGGVDMVQRVEALNSSVVPAAGEGSAVGQSSSSDEEEDNEEAMPYSYLDESPLLSDACGGMLHSQSQDQNLCLLSPQEPTAVEDEREVPGQTEMSDMAQEMLGSSEECRMQVEPCVMELAPMLCDTGADTGQAVPGDMEDALLDFSSDCSEGPKNICDQGSPDNGKNSLLNSSPEISLNSTCLPDHDLVAGSNLESAAAYDLSKRLSTTDESETNSFNQGTVVSDELAVEFSHNKGDDADNKQEVALLDNVGKPVVDIAASNESKQLIDFSDDEVQLRSSPRQVRVVEAKRKSEMAKSNGAVVDTDRKRLSEPPHYSRSEKRGSVKELMSKFESSDAHGTADLSPSKTCQPSLFTQLKVMRLQSLKNPSSPSANYDPWSDPILDQEDQEERLCCTEEVSSASTVPKSNKLHEDVGPVHTTQPSASEPQATNTTAEIALDVTVTDGTRPSTLELRKVNVPTQAIEPQRTDPVVTKPEATRSASVPAVESEVSRRRIEKIKEERRAQLREKLKSEGCRSHSDEAVTTKAEVKLRRTSEDVALWNVDVVPLRQANRENERHQLSSVRSWPKQTTPGDQRRRDSAKQASIDIADKKPPPGRTSPVKTSPVKSSPTKTSPLKSSPVKSQPTRSPAQQAETIVRKQDLSPPKRIRDRAAMFECRSQKEQARPPPQRLARADLSSF; via the exons GTTGGAGACATGGTATCAGTGATTGATATGCCCCCTGCAGATGAGTCGATGTGGTGGCGTGGAAAACGAGGCTTTGAG GTTGGCTTCTTCCCAAGTGAGTGCGTGCAAGTGATCGGCGACAAAATTCCTCACAACCTGAAGATTCCCACAAAGCCAG TGTTGCGGAAGCACGGCAAGTTGATTGCCTTCTTCCGGTCGTTCCTGCTGTCGCGGCCCTCGCGGAGGAAACTCAAGCAAAGTGGGATCTTGAGGGAGCGGGTCTTTGGCTGTGATCTTGGCGAGCACCTCACCAACACTGGCAGAGATG TGCCCTTGGTGCTGTCAAGTTGTGCCAAATTCATTGAACAGTTTGGGATCGTGGATGGCATTTATAGATTGTCTGGCGTGACATCCAATATCCAGAGGCTAAG GGTAACCTTTGATGAAGACAGAGTGCCAGACTTGAATGAGGAGGAGATCCGTCAAGACATACACTGCGTGGCCTCTCTGCTGAAGATGTATTTTCGAGAACTGCCTAACCCACTACTTACGTACCAACTTTACGACAAGTTTGTT GCGGCCATGCAGCTTCAAGGCAACAACCAGCTTCTGCGCATCCGGGAGGTGGTGAAGGAGCTGCCACCGCCCCACTACCGCACGCTGGAGACACTGGTGCGCCACCTGGCCGTGGTGGCCGCTCATGGAGACCGCACGGGCATGACAGCCAAGAACGTCGCCATCGTCTGGGCACCCAACCTGCTCAG GTCCAAGGATCTGGAGGTGGCAAGTGTTGGTGCCCTGCACGTCATAGGTGTCCAGGCGGTGCTGACCGAGTACCTCATCTGCTATGTCGATCTCATCTTCAACGACAAGATGCCGACCTATCCAAGCAGCCCCGAATCTGTAGAGA GCACTCCTAGAAGGGGCAGCAGGCCCAAGTCTCTGGCCATCTCCACCCCAACCAAGCTGCTGTCGCTAGAAGAGGCCCGCTCACGAGCACTGTCCTCAAACCTGCCTGGAAATCCACAGCAAAAGTACATAGACGTTGGTGGTGGACCGGATAGTCTGCCAGCGAAGTACCACACAGTCATTGAGCTACCCCATGG GAAACGAGGCAGTGGCAAACTGAAGAAGTCCCCGCTGGGATGGAAATCGTTCTTTGCGCGTGGCTGGCACTCTGGAAGCACCAGGGAGAAGGACAAGCATGGACCAGGTCTGCGTAAAGCCAGCACTGGATCGCTACCTCACCACCAGAGCCTGCCTATACAG gaCAAAGCACTTACAGAGGCCGACCTCACACACAGTGCATCCAAGCAGCTTAGGAGTGTCAAGAGCGCAGAGTCTCTCATCTCTAGCGGTGGACATTCGGGCCGAAACTCTGATGTCCTGGACTCCTGCAATTCGTCTTCAG ATGCCTCGAGAGTGCAGCCGTTCCAGTGGCTCCCCGAAGGCACGCCTGCCTCCTCACCAAGTGGTCCGCACAAGCACGTGCGCTCTGTCTCACACGACTCTTACTTTGAGCGGGGTGGCCTGGACATGTCTCTGGAGGACGTACATGCCGCGCTCGGGCTCAGTTCTCAGTACGGCGGTGCTCGAGTCGACAGGGTAGCAAACAGCCAGACCGCCCCACCAGTTGGCCCGCACAAGTCGCCTCGGAAGCAGAAGCTCTGTCCCGACAGTGGTGACGGTGCCAGCCCCAAGGTGCAACGGCTCAGCGATTGCTCACAGGCCCCCACATTCCACTCTAGTCAGGAAGCCACTGTAGAAGCCACGTGCACCAGCATGGACACGGCTCCTTCTGGCCACCATGCCTCCTCTCATCCCCAGCTTCCAACATTTGCGACAGCTTCCCACGAACAGGCAGCGGACGTACGACAGCAATCGAGTCGCTCCCTGACCCCCTACACGAGCCGACAACCAATGGCTGTGCACAGCCCCGACGATATTGAACCGTACACGTCTCCGTCTCCGCAAGAATTCTCACAGCCACCGAGCCACTTTGGGAATGTTGACGTACCCCCACCTCACCTTAGCAATGAGAAGATGGTCCTGGTAGAAGTTCATGCTGCCGACGAAGGTGGTGACTCAACCCAAGAAATTATTGATGGTGGGCTTGTCTTTCATCGCCCTTTCGTTGAAGATGTGGGTGAGACGGATGGTCGGTGCGAGAGTACGGGCGGTTCAACCGACTTCGACGAATCCGAAAGCAACGTGGGGACGAGTTTGTCCCTTGCCGAGGACATTGCAACTTCTCTCAAGATGAGCTGCTGCCAGTTTGACACAGACTTCCTGGTTGGTGACACCCGCGCCACAAGCCTCGAAACAAGCTTTCTTAACCGTATGAGTGCCTCGCTTCCGTACATTGAGGACACTGACACATCAGCATCACCCTTGTCATCGCCTTGTGCTGGATGCGAGCTGCTTCCCCAGGATATGTCAACCACAAGGTCAACACCATCGCCCGTCGACGTGCAGCAGAGTGATGCTTGTGACGTCAACAGCAGTGAACACATGAGCTCGTCCTTTGTGGCGGCTTCAGTTGTCGACGAGAGTCTCGAGACCCCCGTGTCTGTGATGCCAGAGGACGATGGCCTTCGGACGTTTTCGGACAGTGAACTCCATGGCCTGTGCGGAGGTGTTGACATGGTTCAGAGAGTCGAGGCTTTGAACAGCAGTGTTGTTCCTGCTGCTGGAGAGGGCAGTGCTGTTGGACAGAGTTCCTCTTCAGATGAGGAGGAGGATAATGAGGAAGCTATGCCATACTCTTACTTAGATGAGAGCCCATTGTTGAGTGATGCTTGTGGTGGCATGCTGCATTCTCAAAGCCAGGACCAGAACCTTTGTCTTCTTTCTCCTCAGGAGCCTACAGCTGTTGAGGATGAGAGAGAGGTTCCAGGTCAAACTGAGATGAGTGATATGGCCCAGGAAATGCTGGGCTCATCTGAAGAATGCAGGATGCAGGTAGAGCCTTGTGTTATGGAACTAGCACCTATGTTGTGTGACACTGGTGCAGACACAGGGCAGGCAGTGCCTGGGGATATGGAAGACGCGCTATTAGATTTCAGTAGCGACTGTAGTGAAGGACCAAAAAACATTTGCGATCAGGGCTCACCTGACAATGGGAAGAATTCTCTACTTAATTCTAGTCCTGAAATATCACTTAATTCTACTTGCTTACCTGACCATGATCTTGTGGCAGGCTCCAATTTGGAAAGTGCTGCTGCCTACGATTTGTCAAAGCGCCTCAGTACCACTGACGAGAGCGAGACTAATTCATTTAACCAAGGAACTGTAGTCTCCGATGAATTAGCTGTGGAATTTAGTCATAACAAAGGTGACGATGCTGACAACAAGCAGGAAGTAGCACTGCTTGATAACGTTGGTAAGCCGGTTGTCGATATTGCTGCGTCGAATGAGTCAAAACAACTCATTGACTTCAGCGATGATGAGGTGCAGCTCAGATCATCACCACGACAAGTAAGAGTGGTTGAAGCAAAGCGAAAGTCTGAAATGGCAAAATCTAATGGTGCAGTTGTAGATACTGACAGGAAGCGCTTATCAGAACCGCCACACTATTCACGTTCAGAGAAACGAGGCTCTGTAAAGGAACTCATGTCAAAGTTTGAATCAAGCGATGCGCATGGCACTGCAGACTTAAGTCCCTCAAAAACTTGCCAGCCAAGCCTCTTTACACAGCTTAAGGTTATGCGGCTGCAGTCACTTAAAAACCCATCATCTCCTTCTGCCAATTACGATCCATGGTCCGATCCTATTCTTGACCAAGAGGATCAAGAGGAGAGGCTGTGCTGCACTGAGGAAGTTTCAAGTGCTAGCACAGTCCCCAAGAGTAACAAACTTCATGAAGATGTGGGACCAGTACACACAACTCAGCCTTCAGCTTCAGAACCACAGGCCACTAACACTACCGCGGAGATTGCTTTGGACGTTACCGTAACGGATGGCACAAGACCTTCCACGCTTGAATTGCGGAAGGTCAACGTACCAACTCAGGCCATTGAGCCACAGAGAACTGACCCTGTCGTGACCAAACCTGAAGCAACACGCAGTGCTTCAGTGCCGGCCGTCGAGAGCGAGGTGAGTCGCAGGCGGATCGAAAAGATAAAAGAAGAGCGCCGTGCTCAACTGAGGGAGAAGCTCAAGTCTGAGGGCTGCCGCTCCCATTCGGACGAGGCAGTCACAACCAAAGCAGAAGTGAAGCTCAGGCGGACTTCGGAAGATGTCGCACTGTGGAACGTGGATGTTGTCCCGCTTCGGCAAGCAAATCGCGAGAACGAGCGACATCAGCTGTCCAGTGTCAGGAGCTGGCCAAAGCAGACGACTCCAGGGGACCAGAGGAGACGAGACAGCGCGAAACAAGCCAGCATCGACATCGCAGACAAGAAGCCACCGCCTGGCAGAACCTCGCCTGTCAAGACATCACCCGTTAAGAGTTCGCCAACGAAGACCTCGCCTCTTAAGTCATCGCCTGTCAAGTCACAGCCCACGAGGTCACCGGCCCAGCAGGCAGAAACCATCGTGCGAAAGCAGGACCTTTCCCCGCCAAAACGGATCCGCGACAGGGCGGCCATGTTTGAGTGTCGCAGCCAGAAGGAGCAGGCACGCCCGCCACCTCAGCGACTCGCCCGTGCAGATCTTTCTTCGTTCTAA
- the LOC119393491 gene encoding uncharacterized protein LOC119393491 isoform X4 — MVSVIDMPPADESMWWRGKRGFEVGFFPSECVQVIGDKIPHNLKIPTKPVLRKHGKLIAFFRSFLLSRPSRRKLKQSGILRERVFGCDLGEHLTNTGRDVPLVLSSCAKFIEQFGIVDGIYRLSGVTSNIQRLRVTFDEDRVPDLNEEEIRQDIHCVASLLKMYFRELPNPLLTYQLYDKFVAAMQLQGNNQLLRIREVVKELPPPHYRTLETLVRHLAVVAAHGDRTGMTAKNVAIVWAPNLLRSKDLEVASVGALHVIGVQAVLTEYLICYVDLIFNDKMPTYPSSPESVESTPRRGSRPKSLAISTPTKLLSLEEARSRALSSNLPGNPQQKYIDVGGGPDSLPAKYHTVIELPHGKRGSGKLKKSPLGWKSFFARGWHSGSTREKDKHGPGLRKASTGSLPHHQSLPIQDKALTEADLTHSASKQLRSVKSAESLISSGGHSGRNSDVLDSCNSSSDASRVQPFQWLPEGTPASSPSGPHKHVRSVSHDSYFERGGLDMSLEDVHAALGLSSQYGGARVDRVANSQTAPPVGPHKSPRKQKLCPDSGDGASPKVQRLSDCSQAPTFHSSQEATVEATCTSMDTAPSGHHASSHPQLPTFATASHEQAADVRQQSSRSLTPYTSRQPMAVHSPDDIEPYTSPSPQEFSQPPSHFGNVDVPPPHLSNEKMVLVEVHAADEGGDSTQEIIDGGLVFHRPFVEDVGETDGRCESTGGSTDFDESESNVGTSLSLAEDIATSLKMSCCQFDTDFLVGDTRATSLETSFLNRMSASLPYIEDTDTSASPLSSPCAGCELLPQDMSTTRSTPSPVDVQQSDACDVNSSEHMSSSFVAASVVDESLETPVSVMPEDDGLRTFSDSELHGLCGGVDMVQRVEALNSSVVPAAGEGSAVGQSSSSDEEEDNEEAMPYSYLDESPLLSDACGGMLHSQSQDQNLCLLSPQEPTAVEDEREVPGQTEMSDMAQEMLGSSEECRMQVEPCVMELAPMLCDTGADTGQAVPGDMEDALLDFSSDCSEGPKNICDQGSPDNGKNSLLNSSPEISLNSTCLPDHDLVAGSNLESAAAYDLSKRLSTTDESETNSFNQGTVVSDELAVEFSHNKGDDADNKQEVALLDNVGKPVVDIAASNESKQLIDFSDDEVQLRSSPRQVRVVEAKRKSEMAKSNGAVVDTDRKRLSEPPHYSRSEKRGSVKELMSKFESSDAHGTADLSPSKTCQPSLFTQLKVMRLQSLKNPSSPSANYDPWSDPILDQEDQEERLCCTEEVSSASTVPKSNKLHEDVGPVHTTQPSASEPQATNTTAEIALDVTVTDGTRPSTLELRKVNVPTQAIEPQRTDPVVTKPEATRSASVPAVESEVSRRRIEKIKEERRAQLREKLKSEGCRSHSDEAVTTKAEVKLRRTSEDVALWNVDVVPLRQANRENERHQLSSVRSWPKQTTPGDQRRRDSAKQASIDIADKKPPPGRTSPVKTSPVKSSPTKTSPLKSSPVKSQPTRSPAQQAETIVRKQDLSPPKRIRDRAAMFECRSQKEQARPPPQRLARADLSSF; from the exons ATGGTATCAGTGATTGATATGCCCCCTGCAGATGAGTCGATGTGGTGGCGTGGAAAACGAGGCTTTGAG GTTGGCTTCTTCCCAAGTGAGTGCGTGCAAGTGATCGGCGACAAAATTCCTCACAACCTGAAGATTCCCACAAAGCCAG TGTTGCGGAAGCACGGCAAGTTGATTGCCTTCTTCCGGTCGTTCCTGCTGTCGCGGCCCTCGCGGAGGAAACTCAAGCAAAGTGGGATCTTGAGGGAGCGGGTCTTTGGCTGTGATCTTGGCGAGCACCTCACCAACACTGGCAGAGATG TGCCCTTGGTGCTGTCAAGTTGTGCCAAATTCATTGAACAGTTTGGGATCGTGGATGGCATTTATAGATTGTCTGGCGTGACATCCAATATCCAGAGGCTAAG GGTAACCTTTGATGAAGACAGAGTGCCAGACTTGAATGAGGAGGAGATCCGTCAAGACATACACTGCGTGGCCTCTCTGCTGAAGATGTATTTTCGAGAACTGCCTAACCCACTACTTACGTACCAACTTTACGACAAGTTTGTT GCGGCCATGCAGCTTCAAGGCAACAACCAGCTTCTGCGCATCCGGGAGGTGGTGAAGGAGCTGCCACCGCCCCACTACCGCACGCTGGAGACACTGGTGCGCCACCTGGCCGTGGTGGCCGCTCATGGAGACCGCACGGGCATGACAGCCAAGAACGTCGCCATCGTCTGGGCACCCAACCTGCTCAG GTCCAAGGATCTGGAGGTGGCAAGTGTTGGTGCCCTGCACGTCATAGGTGTCCAGGCGGTGCTGACCGAGTACCTCATCTGCTATGTCGATCTCATCTTCAACGACAAGATGCCGACCTATCCAAGCAGCCCCGAATCTGTAGAGA GCACTCCTAGAAGGGGCAGCAGGCCCAAGTCTCTGGCCATCTCCACCCCAACCAAGCTGCTGTCGCTAGAAGAGGCCCGCTCACGAGCACTGTCCTCAAACCTGCCTGGAAATCCACAGCAAAAGTACATAGACGTTGGTGGTGGACCGGATAGTCTGCCAGCGAAGTACCACACAGTCATTGAGCTACCCCATGG GAAACGAGGCAGTGGCAAACTGAAGAAGTCCCCGCTGGGATGGAAATCGTTCTTTGCGCGTGGCTGGCACTCTGGAAGCACCAGGGAGAAGGACAAGCATGGACCAGGTCTGCGTAAAGCCAGCACTGGATCGCTACCTCACCACCAGAGCCTGCCTATACAG gaCAAAGCACTTACAGAGGCCGACCTCACACACAGTGCATCCAAGCAGCTTAGGAGTGTCAAGAGCGCAGAGTCTCTCATCTCTAGCGGTGGACATTCGGGCCGAAACTCTGATGTCCTGGACTCCTGCAATTCGTCTTCAG ATGCCTCGAGAGTGCAGCCGTTCCAGTGGCTCCCCGAAGGCACGCCTGCCTCCTCACCAAGTGGTCCGCACAAGCACGTGCGCTCTGTCTCACACGACTCTTACTTTGAGCGGGGTGGCCTGGACATGTCTCTGGAGGACGTACATGCCGCGCTCGGGCTCAGTTCTCAGTACGGCGGTGCTCGAGTCGACAGGGTAGCAAACAGCCAGACCGCCCCACCAGTTGGCCCGCACAAGTCGCCTCGGAAGCAGAAGCTCTGTCCCGACAGTGGTGACGGTGCCAGCCCCAAGGTGCAACGGCTCAGCGATTGCTCACAGGCCCCCACATTCCACTCTAGTCAGGAAGCCACTGTAGAAGCCACGTGCACCAGCATGGACACGGCTCCTTCTGGCCACCATGCCTCCTCTCATCCCCAGCTTCCAACATTTGCGACAGCTTCCCACGAACAGGCAGCGGACGTACGACAGCAATCGAGTCGCTCCCTGACCCCCTACACGAGCCGACAACCAATGGCTGTGCACAGCCCCGACGATATTGAACCGTACACGTCTCCGTCTCCGCAAGAATTCTCACAGCCACCGAGCCACTTTGGGAATGTTGACGTACCCCCACCTCACCTTAGCAATGAGAAGATGGTCCTGGTAGAAGTTCATGCTGCCGACGAAGGTGGTGACTCAACCCAAGAAATTATTGATGGTGGGCTTGTCTTTCATCGCCCTTTCGTTGAAGATGTGGGTGAGACGGATGGTCGGTGCGAGAGTACGGGCGGTTCAACCGACTTCGACGAATCCGAAAGCAACGTGGGGACGAGTTTGTCCCTTGCCGAGGACATTGCAACTTCTCTCAAGATGAGCTGCTGCCAGTTTGACACAGACTTCCTGGTTGGTGACACCCGCGCCACAAGCCTCGAAACAAGCTTTCTTAACCGTATGAGTGCCTCGCTTCCGTACATTGAGGACACTGACACATCAGCATCACCCTTGTCATCGCCTTGTGCTGGATGCGAGCTGCTTCCCCAGGATATGTCAACCACAAGGTCAACACCATCGCCCGTCGACGTGCAGCAGAGTGATGCTTGTGACGTCAACAGCAGTGAACACATGAGCTCGTCCTTTGTGGCGGCTTCAGTTGTCGACGAGAGTCTCGAGACCCCCGTGTCTGTGATGCCAGAGGACGATGGCCTTCGGACGTTTTCGGACAGTGAACTCCATGGCCTGTGCGGAGGTGTTGACATGGTTCAGAGAGTCGAGGCTTTGAACAGCAGTGTTGTTCCTGCTGCTGGAGAGGGCAGTGCTGTTGGACAGAGTTCCTCTTCAGATGAGGAGGAGGATAATGAGGAAGCTATGCCATACTCTTACTTAGATGAGAGCCCATTGTTGAGTGATGCTTGTGGTGGCATGCTGCATTCTCAAAGCCAGGACCAGAACCTTTGTCTTCTTTCTCCTCAGGAGCCTACAGCTGTTGAGGATGAGAGAGAGGTTCCAGGTCAAACTGAGATGAGTGATATGGCCCAGGAAATGCTGGGCTCATCTGAAGAATGCAGGATGCAGGTAGAGCCTTGTGTTATGGAACTAGCACCTATGTTGTGTGACACTGGTGCAGACACAGGGCAGGCAGTGCCTGGGGATATGGAAGACGCGCTATTAGATTTCAGTAGCGACTGTAGTGAAGGACCAAAAAACATTTGCGATCAGGGCTCACCTGACAATGGGAAGAATTCTCTACTTAATTCTAGTCCTGAAATATCACTTAATTCTACTTGCTTACCTGACCATGATCTTGTGGCAGGCTCCAATTTGGAAAGTGCTGCTGCCTACGATTTGTCAAAGCGCCTCAGTACCACTGACGAGAGCGAGACTAATTCATTTAACCAAGGAACTGTAGTCTCCGATGAATTAGCTGTGGAATTTAGTCATAACAAAGGTGACGATGCTGACAACAAGCAGGAAGTAGCACTGCTTGATAACGTTGGTAAGCCGGTTGTCGATATTGCTGCGTCGAATGAGTCAAAACAACTCATTGACTTCAGCGATGATGAGGTGCAGCTCAGATCATCACCACGACAAGTAAGAGTGGTTGAAGCAAAGCGAAAGTCTGAAATGGCAAAATCTAATGGTGCAGTTGTAGATACTGACAGGAAGCGCTTATCAGAACCGCCACACTATTCACGTTCAGAGAAACGAGGCTCTGTAAAGGAACTCATGTCAAAGTTTGAATCAAGCGATGCGCATGGCACTGCAGACTTAAGTCCCTCAAAAACTTGCCAGCCAAGCCTCTTTACACAGCTTAAGGTTATGCGGCTGCAGTCACTTAAAAACCCATCATCTCCTTCTGCCAATTACGATCCATGGTCCGATCCTATTCTTGACCAAGAGGATCAAGAGGAGAGGCTGTGCTGCACTGAGGAAGTTTCAAGTGCTAGCACAGTCCCCAAGAGTAACAAACTTCATGAAGATGTGGGACCAGTACACACAACTCAGCCTTCAGCTTCAGAACCACAGGCCACTAACACTACCGCGGAGATTGCTTTGGACGTTACCGTAACGGATGGCACAAGACCTTCCACGCTTGAATTGCGGAAGGTCAACGTACCAACTCAGGCCATTGAGCCACAGAGAACTGACCCTGTCGTGACCAAACCTGAAGCAACACGCAGTGCTTCAGTGCCGGCCGTCGAGAGCGAGGTGAGTCGCAGGCGGATCGAAAAGATAAAAGAAGAGCGCCGTGCTCAACTGAGGGAGAAGCTCAAGTCTGAGGGCTGCCGCTCCCATTCGGACGAGGCAGTCACAACCAAAGCAGAAGTGAAGCTCAGGCGGACTTCGGAAGATGTCGCACTGTGGAACGTGGATGTTGTCCCGCTTCGGCAAGCAAATCGCGAGAACGAGCGACATCAGCTGTCCAGTGTCAGGAGCTGGCCAAAGCAGACGACTCCAGGGGACCAGAGGAGACGAGACAGCGCGAAACAAGCCAGCATCGACATCGCAGACAAGAAGCCACCGCCTGGCAGAACCTCGCCTGTCAAGACATCACCCGTTAAGAGTTCGCCAACGAAGACCTCGCCTCTTAAGTCATCGCCTGTCAAGTCACAGCCCACGAGGTCACCGGCCCAGCAGGCAGAAACCATCGTGCGAAAGCAGGACCTTTCCCCGCCAAAACGGATCCGCGACAGGGCGGCCATGTTTGAGTGTCGCAGCCAGAAGGAGCAGGCACGCCCGCCACCTCAGCGACTCGCCCGTGCAGATCTTTCTTCGTTCTAA